In Populus nigra chromosome 1, ddPopNigr1.1, whole genome shotgun sequence, one genomic interval encodes:
- the LOC133682692 gene encoding uncharacterized protein LOC133682692, with product MDLHQAGVRFMLGSSKKLLDIKFDADKGALVIPCLKIEDDTETLFRNVQAFEQCHFGSGFIGNYITMINLVVHASKDLEILARKGIVEKWLRDNDALLRLLHNLSKENIVDRHDFYFSDVVEHLEKYYKRRRHKWKAALKQKYFDNPWTIISVIAAGILHLLAVIQAVCPIIQVV from the coding sequence ATGGATCTCCATCAAGCTGGAGTCAGGTTTATGTTGGGGTCAAGCAAAAAACTACTAGACATAAAATTCGACGCAGATAAAGGGGCACTGGTAATTCCATGTTTAAAGATTGAGGATGACACAGAAACGTTATTCAGGAATGTCCAAGCCTTTGAGCAATGCCATTTCGGTTCTGGTTTTATAGGTAACTATATCACTATGATCAATTTGGTTGTTCATGCTTCCAAGGACTTAGAAATACTCGCAAGAAAAGGAATTGTAGAGAAATGGCTACGTGATAACGATGCCCTCTTAAGACTTCTCCACAATCTTTccaaagaaaatattgtcgatAGGCACGATTTCTATTTTTCTGATGTCGTTGAACATCTGGAGAAGTATTACAAAAGGCGTAGGCACAAATGGAAGGCAGCTCTGAAACAGAAGTATTTCGACAATCCGTGGACCATAATCTCTGTTATTGCAGCTGGAATTCTCCACCTACTTGCTGTCATACAAGCAGTGTGTCCTATCATTCAAGTTGTTTAG